GTGGCCAGCTTCATCTAGCAAGTTTTTTAAGCGTTCATGACTTGCCCACACCACATCAGGGATCACATTGTCCGAATCTGAGAAAATAATTCCAGGTGCGATCGCAGCTTTACCTAAACCAGTTTCATCTGACCAATTGTTAAGAACTGTAACAATATTGCCACAACTAGATTGATGATCCCAGCTAGGTGATTTAGTCACAAATAGTTCTCCATCAATAATCTCATAGCGATTTCTGCGATCGCTAGCAAATAGCTCTAAGTCAGCAGTTGTCCAACGCACTGGAGTTGTTTGCATAGAAACCCCCTAGCATTTTCTTAAATCATACTTTTAAAAATACCGACGGCGGGCGGAA
This Nostoc sp. C052 DNA region includes the following protein-coding sequences:
- a CDS encoding Uma2 family endonuclease; the encoded protein is MQTTPVRWTTADLELFASDRRNRYEIIDGELFVTKSPSWDHQSSCGNIVTVLNNWSDETGLGKAAIAPGIIFSDSDNVIPDVVWASHERLKNLLDEAGHLTGAPELVVEVLSPGEKNEKRDRETKLKLYSVQGVQEYWICDSVQKKVEVYRREQAVLKLAATLFSQDELTSPLLPGFNCLVSKLF